The following are encoded together in the Capsulimonas corticalis genome:
- a CDS encoding phytanoyl-CoA dioxygenase family protein, whose product MNGMGQLDGEAKARYERDGFLVVPALFNDEEVASLREHYMELRAAGTYPGDFGGVDLTSSDPLKRFPRMIHMHRWDETSLRWLLDARLNNVLTQLLGVEPLAVQTMLYFKPAGARGQALHQDNFYLRVQPGTCMAAWLALDPCDEANGCMQAVPGSHALPLLCPQRADTTLSFTDVTVPVPAQTPPAPILMAAGDVLFFNGSLIHGSFPNTTPDRFRRSLISHYIAGNAEQVGAFYHPALRMDGSTVELDASADGAPCGVWRDIDGQPTVEMVDEGLAATAGHE is encoded by the coding sequence ATGAACGGGATGGGGCAGTTAGACGGCGAAGCGAAGGCGCGCTACGAGCGCGACGGCTTTTTGGTGGTCCCCGCGCTGTTCAACGACGAAGAAGTCGCCTCCCTGCGCGAGCACTATATGGAGCTCCGGGCGGCGGGAACATATCCGGGGGATTTCGGGGGCGTGGACCTGACAAGCAGCGATCCGCTGAAGCGCTTCCCGCGCATGATCCACATGCACCGCTGGGACGAGACGAGCCTGCGCTGGCTGCTGGACGCCCGCCTGAACAATGTCCTGACTCAACTGCTCGGCGTCGAGCCGCTGGCCGTGCAGACGATGCTCTACTTCAAACCCGCCGGCGCGCGCGGCCAGGCGCTGCACCAGGATAACTTCTATCTGCGCGTCCAGCCCGGCACCTGCATGGCCGCATGGCTCGCCCTGGACCCCTGCGACGAAGCCAACGGCTGCATGCAGGCGGTCCCCGGCAGCCACGCCCTACCCCTCTTGTGCCCGCAGCGCGCCGACACCACCCTCAGCTTCACGGACGTCACCGTCCCCGTTCCCGCCCAGACGCCGCCCGCGCCCATCCTCATGGCGGCCGGCGACGTGCTCTTCTTCAACGGCAGCCTCATCCACGGCAGCTTCCCCAACACCACCCCCGATCGCTTCCGCCGCTCATTGATCAGCCACTATATCGCCGGAAACGCCGAGCAAGTCGGCGCGTTTTACCACCCCGCCCTGCGCATGGACGGCAGCACGGTAGAACTCGACGCCAGCGCCGACGGCGCGCCCTGCGGCGTCTGGCGCGATATCGACGGACAACCGACGGTGGAGATGGTGGACGAGGGGCTGGCGGCGACGGCGGGACATGAGTGA
- a CDS encoding ATP-binding cassette domain-containing protein, with protein sequence MLIIRDLVKVYPGGVTALHGVSLEIPHGMFGLLGPNGAGKSSLMRILAGVLEATSGTVALDDLDVLKRPDRLWPQLGFLPQEFGFYPHLTGAAMLDFLLKMKGVESYLTRKELTSELLARVNLTGAAHQRVKEYSGGMRQRLGIAQAIAGNPRLLIVDEPTAGLDPEERQRFYRILTELAADRTVLLSTHIVEDVAVLCPRFAIIRQGRVVAQTTPQDARAMVNGMVFAGRVEAAWMDEFRRQFLVLQETVVEGVYHVRVLAALGAGPAGFPPSPPTLEDAYLALISGRLAPPPPIAPIVPPAATAASAPAPPASREEAL encoded by the coding sequence TTGCTCATCATTCGCGACCTGGTGAAGGTCTATCCCGGCGGCGTGACGGCGCTGCACGGCGTCTCACTGGAAATCCCTCACGGCATGTTCGGTCTGCTCGGCCCGAATGGGGCTGGGAAAAGCTCGCTGATGCGGATCCTCGCGGGCGTGCTGGAGGCAACTTCGGGAACGGTGGCGCTCGACGATCTCGATGTCCTGAAGCGTCCGGATCGCCTCTGGCCCCAGCTGGGTTTCCTGCCGCAGGAGTTCGGCTTTTATCCCCATTTGACCGGCGCGGCCATGCTGGACTTTCTGCTGAAGATGAAGGGCGTCGAATCGTATCTGACGCGCAAGGAGCTGACATCGGAGCTGCTCGCGCGCGTCAACTTGACGGGCGCCGCGCATCAGCGGGTCAAGGAGTACTCGGGCGGCATGCGCCAGCGCCTTGGGATCGCGCAGGCGATCGCCGGGAATCCGCGTCTCTTGATTGTCGATGAGCCGACGGCGGGGCTGGATCCGGAGGAGCGGCAGCGCTTCTATCGCATCCTTACCGAACTCGCCGCCGACCGTACGGTGCTGCTCTCCACCCATATTGTCGAGGACGTCGCGGTGCTGTGCCCGCGCTTCGCGATTATCCGCCAGGGGCGCGTGGTCGCGCAGACGACCCCGCAGGACGCGCGCGCCATGGTGAACGGGATGGTCTTCGCGGGACGCGTCGAGGCCGCCTGGATGGATGAGTTCCGCCGGCAGTTTCTGGTGCTCCAGGAAACCGTGGTCGAGGGTGTCTACCATGTGCGGGTTTTGGCCGCCTTGGGGGCCGGCCCCGCCGGCTTTCCGCCGTCGCCGCCGACACTGGAGGACGCCTATCTGGCGCTGATCAGCGGCCGCCTGGCGCCGCCTCCGCCGATCGCGCCCATCGTCCCCCCAGCCGCGACGGCGGCGTCGGCTCCCGCGCCTCCCGCGTCCCGCGAGGAGGCGTTATGA
- a CDS encoding sensor domain-containing diguanylate cyclase, whose amino-acid sequence MNDASRTQPIIECPFLQTEGTDGVDHLVRLAADVCKAPMAGLALVESGRVLWRSGVGMGGGESAFCLRALSQDAPLTIGNACEDAHFHDHPWVVGEPHVRAFIGAPLLALDGKPHGVLCIWDTHPRSFSESDIRAVAGLGRALTAHLDLLSHTAALESRLIRYGEDEALLQDQINWINNYGRDLEVRAARLEAINARLEALAKLDGMTGLKNHRAFQERLETEFQRAARYSMPLSLLLLDVDHFKSFNDSYGHLAGDEVLKALAQVLQESARGLDFVARYGGEEFVMILPHADHLGAIGIGERMRTGIEAAAWPNRPITASIGVATLTRGMERPSDLIAQADRALYASKANGRNLVTHAKNLVEE is encoded by the coding sequence TGCCCCTTTCTTCAGACCGAAGGAACGGACGGCGTGGACCATCTGGTCCGGCTCGCCGCCGATGTCTGCAAAGCGCCGATGGCCGGACTCGCCCTGGTGGAGAGCGGGCGAGTTCTTTGGCGCTCCGGGGTCGGAATGGGCGGCGGCGAGAGCGCATTCTGCCTGCGCGCGCTTTCCCAGGACGCCCCACTGACGATTGGGAACGCATGCGAGGACGCTCATTTCCACGACCATCCCTGGGTCGTGGGGGAGCCGCATGTCCGCGCATTCATCGGCGCCCCGCTGCTGGCGCTGGACGGGAAGCCGCACGGCGTCCTGTGCATCTGGGATACGCATCCCCGGTCGTTTTCCGAGAGCGACATTCGCGCCGTCGCCGGTTTGGGGCGCGCGCTGACGGCGCATCTCGACCTGCTCTCCCATACCGCCGCGCTGGAAAGCCGCCTGATCCGTTATGGCGAGGACGAGGCGTTGCTCCAGGACCAAATCAACTGGATCAACAATTACGGCCGGGACCTGGAGGTGCGGGCCGCGCGTCTGGAGGCGATCAATGCGCGTCTAGAGGCCCTGGCGAAGCTCGACGGCATGACCGGCCTCAAAAACCACCGCGCCTTTCAGGAGCGCCTGGAGACCGAATTCCAGCGCGCCGCGCGGTATAGCATGCCGCTTTCACTGCTGCTGCTGGATGTGGATCACTTCAAATCGTTCAACGACTCCTACGGTCATCTGGCGGGGGATGAAGTGCTGAAGGCGCTGGCGCAGGTGCTTCAGGAGAGCGCGCGCGGTCTGGATTTTGTCGCGCGTTACGGCGGCGAAGAGTTTGTGATGATCCTGCCCCACGCCGACCACCTCGGCGCCATCGGCATCGGCGAGCGGATGCGCACCGGCATCGAAGCCGCCGCCTGGCCGAACCGCCCCATCACCGCCAGCATCGGCGTCGCCACCCTCACACGCGGCATGGAGCGCCCCAGCGACCTGATCGCCCAGGCCGACCGCGCCCTGTACGCCTCCAAAGCGAACGGCCGGAACCTCGTGACGCATGCGAAGAATTTGGTGGAGGAGTGA
- a CDS encoding FixH family protein, with translation MLLKSFRQAAAPLAVMIAIPALAPRVARAHATEFSARQGDIVGDLRAPAEGVSAGDETAFSILVMRVPPPDPSNKDALPFLFGAGLPCKTVSCRISMPAMAGMPQIAPTLTPSKTAGVYNFTATFPHGGQYRFDVAATPADGGAPIALRYDVAVGDALDPSAAPYRLVVSAKPARPRAGQSVTMALSVVDSRTGQRITDFETVHEKKMHFIMVRDDLGDFSHEHPVLQPDGTFTHTTTFPTSGTWRLYADMAPKNAGAQLATASIDVSGPAPSPFTLTAPAPPVSKGAPLAAAQDDEIQATLSAPLLAARQDANLTVQLTDKLGAPVTQLEPWLGAPAHMVLISQRSHAFVHSHPADWGAGDQARAQLHFVLRLPESGLYRGWLQFQRAGVLHTLPFTVRVAPHPI, from the coding sequence ATGCTCTTGAAATCATTTCGCCAAGCGGCCGCCCCCCTAGCCGTGATGATCGCGATCCCCGCTCTCGCCCCGCGCGTCGCCCGCGCGCACGCCACTGAGTTTTCGGCGCGGCAGGGGGATATCGTCGGGGATCTGCGCGCGCCGGCGGAGGGGGTGTCGGCGGGGGATGAGACGGCGTTTTCGATCCTGGTGATGCGCGTGCCGCCACCGGATCCCAGCAACAAAGACGCGCTGCCGTTTCTCTTCGGCGCGGGCTTGCCCTGCAAAACCGTCTCATGCCGGATCTCGATGCCGGCGATGGCGGGGATGCCGCAGATCGCGCCGACCCTGACGCCGTCGAAAACGGCGGGGGTGTACAACTTCACGGCGACGTTTCCGCATGGGGGGCAGTACCGGTTCGATGTCGCCGCGACGCCCGCCGATGGCGGCGCGCCGATCGCGCTGCGTTACGATGTCGCGGTGGGAGACGCCCTGGATCCCAGCGCTGCGCCCTACCGTCTCGTCGTCAGCGCCAAGCCGGCGCGCCCGCGCGCCGGCCAGTCCGTGACGATGGCGCTCAGCGTCGTGGACAGCCGCACCGGCCAGCGCATCACGGACTTTGAAACGGTGCATGAAAAGAAGATGCACTTCATCATGGTCCGCGACGACCTGGGCGACTTCTCGCACGAGCATCCCGTGCTGCAACCCGACGGAACGTTCACCCACACAACCACATTCCCGACCAGTGGAACCTGGCGTTTATACGCCGACATGGCTCCCAAAAATGCCGGGGCGCAGCTCGCAACGGCGTCCATCGATGTGTCCGGGCCGGCCCCGTCGCCGTTCACGCTGACCGCGCCCGCGCCCCCCGTTTCCAAAGGCGCGCCGCTGGCGGCCGCGCAGGATGACGAGATCCAGGCGACTCTGTCCGCTCCTCTGCTCGCCGCGCGCCAGGACGCCAACCTGACGGTGCAGTTGACGGACAAGCTGGGCGCTCCCGTCACGCAGCTGGAGCCCTGGCTGGGCGCGCCCGCGCACATGGTGCTGATCAGCCAGCGCAGCCACGCCTTCGTCCACTCTCACCCCGCCGACTGGGGCGCCGGCGATCAAGCGCGCGCGCAGCTGCATTTCGTCCTGCGCCTGCCGGAATCGGGTCTTTATCGCGGCTGGCTCCAGTTCCAGCGCGCCGGAGTCCTGCACACCCTCCCCTTCACCGTCCGAGTCGCCCCGCACCCGATTTGA
- a CDS encoding ABC transporter permease/M1 family aminopeptidase yields MTTATPAPVSPARPSVGNEPTLSKRVFRILSIVRLDLAAALRRPMWWTWIGLIALMALVLSQNALLMLPQGDSAVGGKQTWVTSEFAVACDTVILAILFHAFFITIIAGLTVIRDEEQQVGEILHATPLTPGEYIWGKFLAVLAAIFLALIAQYALFAVSNHLYPHNGTPELHGPFAIGNYLRPAIEFAVPQFLFLGGVSFMIGERSRRPILVFVLPAAILLLSVFVLGHESDSRLTSPLARHLQMWCDPTGLAWLRRTWFDVDRGADFYNHHRVILDSAFLTSRLVFSALGLGAVAFSQAKFAGTLRRSARSGRKPRARRARPAPAAWRPVEASKVVTAPLARLRMQSGTPRWLASALAVASIEARELWTQPGLYLFIPLIVLFTTTSSLDATGMLDTPLLLTAGTLAERQFSSITVFLALILIVYTVESLERERACRFLAIRNSLPISTSGMLLGKFLTLNCVALAVAGSCLLVDLVILMRQGHVPVVVWPFALLWGVLGWPTVWMVIAGTMAAYSVTRSRAGAYVLGLCALILYTVPGADLSWAGNLALADAVHWSDLSVLEMDRHGLILNRLIALGAVFFYGAVAVRYFPRRERDPVQWATAMRPGPIFRSAALMLLFALPAFVGTFVLFQNVVRGQGGSVVADAEKNYWKKNINTWRDASMPGVRAADLSVDIYPDSRSFRVRGSYQLFNKDSKPLAHIPMTCGFQWKHLHWTLDGKPYQPTNLSGVYVITPDPALPPGKSALLGFSYDAPDPGISKGGKGLTEFVLPSAVVLTSFSTRFVPRIGYDPEIGVNDDNESDPADLSVTGIPESHGPLFGAPTPFMLSMRVTAPADFAVNCVGDKVGDQVQGDRRTTVWRSAHPVSDFNIVGGRWAVRRVPGVAVFYHPGHGENVGDMLSALAEARRKYSAWYAPYPDRELKLSEYPALAGLAQSFPTNITFGEEMGFLTQTDDDANAPFAVTAHEAAHQWWGTMVVPGDAPGGNVISEGMAQFSAVMLIDAVKGDAARQAFLREMESEYFKGRSVDSELSLAWTDGSKSGDQAVTYDKGGWAFYMLAQQMGWANAQRGFQKFLATYRHSDKTPTLTNLTDTLREFAPDKTGFDDAVQLWLHQTDIPEYQLSDVHRSRMRDGRWLATAQVKNIGGGRPVVEVGAWIEKSGSTQAQWRLGPMTPGEDSTGNYKYVGPGKPTRIVVDPNVKTLQRNRENATYRF; encoded by the coding sequence ATGACGACGGCCACGCCCGCTCCCGTTTCGCCCGCTCGCCCCTCGGTTGGGAATGAGCCCACGCTGTCAAAACGCGTCTTTCGTATCCTGTCCATTGTCCGGCTGGACCTTGCCGCCGCGCTGCGCCGGCCGATGTGGTGGACGTGGATTGGGCTGATCGCTTTGATGGCGCTGGTCCTTTCGCAGAACGCCCTGCTCATGCTGCCGCAGGGCGACAGCGCGGTGGGCGGCAAGCAGACCTGGGTGACATCCGAGTTCGCGGTCGCCTGCGACACCGTGATCCTCGCCATTCTGTTTCACGCCTTCTTTATCACGATTATCGCGGGCTTGACGGTGATCCGCGATGAAGAACAGCAGGTCGGCGAGATCCTGCACGCCACGCCCCTGACGCCCGGCGAGTATATCTGGGGGAAGTTTCTCGCCGTGCTCGCGGCGATATTTCTGGCGCTCATCGCCCAGTATGCGCTTTTCGCCGTGTCCAACCATCTGTATCCACACAATGGGACGCCGGAGCTTCATGGCCCGTTCGCCATTGGCAATTACCTTCGCCCCGCGATCGAGTTTGCCGTTCCGCAGTTTCTCTTTCTGGGCGGCGTGTCGTTTATGATCGGCGAGCGAAGCCGGCGGCCCATTTTGGTGTTTGTGCTTCCCGCCGCGATTCTTTTGCTGTCCGTTTTTGTCCTGGGACATGAGAGCGACAGTCGTTTGACCAGTCCGCTGGCCAGGCATTTGCAGATGTGGTGCGATCCGACCGGGCTGGCCTGGCTCAGACGGACGTGGTTCGATGTGGACCGAGGTGCGGACTTCTACAATCATCACCGTGTGATTCTCGACTCGGCGTTTCTGACCAGCCGCCTTGTGTTCTCCGCGCTAGGTTTGGGAGCCGTCGCGTTCAGCCAGGCGAAGTTTGCGGGAACGCTGCGGCGTTCGGCGAGATCAGGGCGCAAACCTCGCGCGCGCCGGGCGCGTCCGGCGCCGGCGGCCTGGCGTCCCGTGGAGGCTTCCAAAGTCGTCACCGCGCCGCTGGCGCGGCTGCGGATGCAGTCGGGGACCCCCCGCTGGCTCGCCTCGGCGCTCGCGGTCGCGTCCATCGAGGCGCGGGAATTGTGGACGCAGCCGGGTCTCTATCTATTCATCCCGCTGATCGTGCTGTTCACGACGACATCTTCACTGGACGCCACCGGTATGCTGGACACGCCGCTGCTGCTGACGGCCGGAACGCTGGCGGAGCGGCAATTCAGCTCCATCACGGTTTTCCTCGCATTGATCCTGATCGTCTACACGGTGGAATCACTGGAGCGTGAAAGGGCGTGCCGGTTTCTGGCGATCCGTAACAGCCTGCCGATTTCGACCTCCGGGATGCTGCTGGGGAAGTTTCTGACCCTTAACTGCGTGGCGCTGGCGGTCGCTGGATCCTGCCTGCTCGTCGATCTGGTGATTTTGATGCGGCAGGGGCATGTCCCGGTTGTCGTCTGGCCGTTTGCCTTGCTCTGGGGAGTTCTGGGGTGGCCGACGGTCTGGATGGTTATCGCCGGAACGATGGCCGCCTATAGCGTGACCCGGTCGCGCGCGGGCGCCTACGTCCTTGGCCTCTGCGCGCTGATCCTGTACACCGTGCCCGGCGCGGATTTGAGCTGGGCGGGAAATTTAGCTCTGGCGGACGCGGTGCACTGGAGCGATCTCAGCGTGCTGGAGATGGACCGTCACGGGCTGATCCTCAATCGCCTGATCGCCCTGGGCGCGGTGTTCTTTTACGGCGCCGTTGCGGTGCGATATTTTCCAAGGCGCGAGCGCGACCCCGTCCAGTGGGCGACGGCGATGCGTCCTGGTCCCATCTTCCGCTCGGCGGCGCTGATGCTGCTCTTCGCCCTTCCCGCTTTCGTGGGGACGTTTGTTCTGTTTCAGAATGTGGTCCGCGGGCAGGGCGGATCCGTGGTGGCGGACGCGGAGAAGAACTACTGGAAGAAGAACATCAATACCTGGCGCGATGCGTCCATGCCGGGTGTGCGGGCCGCCGATCTTTCCGTGGACATCTACCCGGATTCGCGCTCGTTTCGCGTCCGTGGCTCCTATCAGCTGTTCAATAAAGACAGTAAGCCGCTGGCGCATATCCCCATGACCTGCGGGTTTCAATGGAAGCATCTCCACTGGACCCTGGACGGCAAGCCCTATCAGCCGACGAACCTCTCCGGCGTTTACGTCATCACGCCGGATCCGGCCCTGCCGCCGGGAAAATCGGCGCTGCTCGGATTCTCCTACGATGCGCCCGATCCCGGTATCAGCAAAGGCGGGAAGGGACTGACGGAATTCGTGCTTCCCTCGGCGGTGGTTCTGACGAGCTTCAGCACACGCTTTGTCCCGCGCATCGGATACGATCCGGAGATCGGGGTCAATGACGATAACGAATCCGATCCGGCGGACCTCTCCGTCACAGGTATCCCCGAGTCCCACGGTCCGCTGTTCGGCGCACCGACGCCGTTCATGCTGAGCATGCGGGTGACCGCGCCGGCAGACTTTGCCGTTAACTGCGTGGGAGATAAAGTCGGAGATCAGGTCCAGGGCGATCGCCGGACGACCGTCTGGCGCAGCGCGCATCCCGTTTCCGACTTCAATATCGTCGGTGGCCGCTGGGCCGTGCGCCGCGTCCCGGGTGTCGCCGTGTTCTACCATCCCGGTCATGGCGAAAATGTGGGCGATATGCTGAGCGCGCTGGCGGAGGCGCGGCGCAAGTACTCCGCCTGGTATGCGCCTTATCCGGATCGCGAGCTCAAGCTCAGCGAATATCCGGCGCTGGCCGGCCTCGCCCAGAGCTTTCCGACCAATATCACCTTCGGCGAGGAGATGGGCTTTCTGACGCAGACCGATGACGACGCAAACGCGCCCTTCGCGGTCACTGCCCACGAAGCCGCGCATCAGTGGTGGGGAACCATGGTTGTTCCCGGCGACGCGCCGGGCGGCAATGTTATCAGCGAAGGCATGGCTCAGTTCTCGGCGGTGATGCTGATCGACGCCGTGAAGGGCGACGCCGCGCGCCAGGCGTTTTTGCGTGAGATGGAGTCGGAGTATTTCAAGGGGCGCAGCGTGGACTCGGAGCTATCCCTGGCCTGGACCGACGGATCCAAGTCCGGCGACCAGGCGGTCACCTACGACAAGGGCGGCTGGGCCTTTTACATGCTAGCCCAGCAGATGGGCTGGGCGAACGCGCAGCGCGGCTTCCAAAAGTTCCTCGCCACATATCGCCACAGCGACAAGACGCCCACGCTGACCAATCTGACGGATACTCTGCGCGAGTTCGCGCCCGATAAGACGGGATTCGATGACGCCGTTCAGCTCTGGCTCCACCAAACAGACATTCCCGAATATCAACTGTCCGATGTCCATCGAAGCCGCATGCGTGACGGTCGATGGCTGGCGACGGCGCAGGTCAAAAACATTGGCGGCGGCCGGCCGGTCGTGGAAGTCGGCGCATGGATTGAAAAGAGCGGATCCACACAGGCGCAGTGGCGCCTCGGGCCGATGACACCGGGAGAAGACTCCACGGGAAATTACAAATACGTCGGGCCGGGCAAGCCGACGCGTATTGTCGTGGACCCGAACGTAAAGACGCTGCAAAGAAATCGGGAGAATGCGACTTATCGGTTTTGA